The Coraliomargarita parva sequence AAATCGGCACCGTGTTCCGCAAGGAAGGCTGGGAATTCCGCGCCGAAGGAGCCCACCAAGCCTTCGCCTTTTTCGAGGAAGGCGTTGTCGGCCTGCAGGTCAGCGACAGCGACTTCTCCGCCACCGGCGAGGAAGGCGGTGCCTTCGGTCCCCCTTCGACCACCCGGAACCAGGCGATCTTCATCAGCGAGCATATCCATGGAGATCCCCTGCACTTCGAGTTTGGCGGGCGTTTGGAAAACCAGACCATAAACGCCGACGGCGCGGCCGACGATTACTCCGACGTCGCGCTGAGTTTGGCCGCCAGCACGATCTGGCATTTCAACGAACGTCACTCACTGGCGTTTTCGCTGCAACGCTCACAGCGCCATCCGACGGCAATCGAGCTCTATGCCGACGGGGCCCACTTAGCGACCTCACAATACGAGCTCGGCGACGAAGACCTCGAATTGGAAACCGCCTATGGCGCCGATCTGCGTTACCGCTATAGCTATGAAGACTGGTCCGGCTCGGTGTCGGCGTTCTACACTTACTTCGAGGACTACATCTACGCGGAAAACCTCGGCATCGAGACCGATAGCTTGGACAGCTATCAATTCACTGCGGTCGACGCCAGCTTCTACGGATTCGAAGGCAACTTGGATTACACCTTGTTTTCCAGCGAGCAAAGCCAAGTGGTTCTCGGTATCATGGGTGACTACGTGCGGGCGAGGAACGAAGACGACGACAACAACCTGCCGCGTATACCGCCGCTGCGCCTGGGCACCCGCCTGCGTATCGACTGCGGTCAATGGTCTGGTGGCGTACTCCTTCGCTACAGCTTCAAGCAAGACGACACCGCCCCGGAAGAGGAAGTAAGCGATGGCTACACCGAACTCAGCCTGAACCTGTCGCGGCAGTTCGAGCTGGAGCAAGGCGTTCGGCTGACTTTCTTCGCCCAAGCGGAGAACCTCCTCGACGAAACCATCCGCCCGCACACCTCCTTCCTGAAGGAAAAGGCCCCACTGCCAGGTCGCAACTTCGTACTCGGCGCACGCGTTGAGTTCTAGGACATGCCGTAGGCGGCCTGCTTATAGTGACTCCCGTCAGTGCAGGCGTTTCTGTTCAACGGAAGCGTGTCGCACGGCTAAAGCGGCGCGACTACGATATAAACCCATCACCATATGAGCTTGATCGGACTCCACATCCGATCAGGCTCTGATGGAAACATCGCATGAGCATGAAACAAACCGAGCTGCTGGACATCATCCTCGAACGCCTGAAGGCGAGTGGCGGCCGCATGACCAAGAAGCGCGAATGCGTGCTCGGTGCCCTACTCAGCATGGATCGCCCGGCCAGCGCGGAAGAGATCCGTGAACGCGCCGAGCTGCCCGCCTCGGATCTGGTGACGGTGTATCGCAATCTGGAAACCTTCGAACATCTTGGCGTGCTGCAACGCGTGCCACTGGAAAACGGAACGCAGCTTTTCGAATTAACAGCCCCCGACGAACACTACCATCACCTGATTTGCCGGAAATGCCATAAGACGGAACGCCTCGACATCTGCGTCGGCCACGAAGTCGTCAAGCGGGCCAAAGCCCATGGCTATTCAAAGATCGCCCACGTCATGGAAGTGTACGGCCTCTGCGAGGATTGCGAGAAGAGTTGATAGTTGGTGGTTGAAAGTTGCTCGTTTCCGAACCTTCCGATCCACAAACAACACTCAACGAACACGACCTAGTCGTGCTGGCAGTCGGTTTTACGGCAGAGACGGTAATTGCGCACGTGAGCGCTGGCGAGAAAGAGACCGCCGAACGTATTGATCCACGGAAGCACGCTACCGATACTGTGAACGTGATCCCCGTGCGGGACTTCACCATGGCTGAGGCGTTCAAAAGCCAAAGCCCCGACAAGCAAAGACAACCCGAAGGCACTCAGAGTCACCACCCATTTATCTTTGTGCTTCCGGCAGCCCATGAAGACAGCGAAGCTGGTAG is a genomic window containing:
- a CDS encoding TonB-dependent receptor — protein: MYLHRISLGVFACALTSIHAETTDSEATGPIYVLDEYVVSAGPLLRPIEDFASPFSSLDSEELSERNGSSLGALLDGEPGVSASAFAAGASRPIIRGFDGPRVRILDSGVESVDVSSTSPDHGVAAEPLLTERVEIIRGPATLLYGSSAIGGVVNVVGREIPREPVDGAKGAAEFRYDSVSDGRIWLGYTTVGGDNWAVSVTGLTREADNYEIPGDAESKHAHEHEAEEEEHEAQSGLLENSFVETDTYSIGGSWFFNKDNHFGIAYSQYDSLYGVPGHEHHHEEDNDEGHEEEEHGVSIDLKRKRFDAELEAHEPGFGLQALRLRFAYTDYEHTELEGDKIGTVFRKEGWEFRAEGAHQAFAFFEEGVVGLQVSDSDFSATGEEGGAFGPPSTTRNQAIFISEHIHGDPLHFEFGGRLENQTINADGAADDYSDVALSLAASTIWHFNERHSLAFSLQRSQRHPTAIELYADGAHLATSQYELGDEDLELETAYGADLRYRYSYEDWSGSVSAFYTYFEDYIYAENLGIETDSLDSYQFTAVDASFYGFEGNLDYTLFSSEQSQVVLGIMGDYVRARNEDDDNNLPRIPPLRLGTRLRIDCGQWSGGVLLRYSFKQDDTAPEEEVSDGYTELSLNLSRQFELEQGVRLTFFAQAENLLDETIRPHTSFLKEKAPLPGRNFVLGARVEF
- a CDS encoding MerC domain-containing protein; its protein translation is MEEHAHTHHQSHGWLDQLAISMAAICAVHCLLTPILIIALPIIATTFFVHEDFHIWMLAGVIPTTSFAVFMGCRKHKDKWVVTLSAFGLSLLVGALAFERLSHGEVPHGDHVHSIGSVLPWINTFGGLFLASAHVRNYRLCRKTDCQHD
- a CDS encoding Fur family transcriptional regulator, which translates into the protein MKQTELLDIILERLKASGGRMTKKRECVLGALLSMDRPASAEEIRERAELPASDLVTVYRNLETFEHLGVLQRVPLENGTQLFELTAPDEHYHHLICRKCHKTERLDICVGHEVVKRAKAHGYSKIAHVMEVYGLCEDCEKS